The following DNA comes from Nitrospirota bacterium.
ATGCATAGGTTCTCTCAAGCTGTAGTTTAAGATCCTCATGACATTCCAGGCACATCTCTTTTTCATCCTTTTTTATAAGGCCTTTGTTCTTGCTGCTGTGAGGATCATGACATCCCGTACATAAACCGTCCCTGATGGCGCTATGCTGCCGGGCATTATTTACAAGCTTTTTAATAGAATCATGACATCCAAGGCAAAGAGGGTTTATGTCTCCTCTGATGAGCCCCCTGTCCTTGCTTACATGAGGATTATGGCAGGCACTGCACTTACCCTGTTTAAAGAGAAAATGCGTGAAATTATCAGAAAGCCTCTCCTTAAGTCCATTATGGCATTTAAAACATGAAGCAGGCTCCTTCGATTTAAGCCTGATCTCAGCATGGGAATAACTGCAAAAAACCAAGCAAAGCGCAAGCATGCCAGCAAGCATTAATGAAAATACAACTGTTTCATCTGAACTCTTTCCAAGGAAAACTCGTTTAACTATGGTTTTATTCATGGCATTCCTCACATTTACCTCTGTTAAAGGGCTCATGCAGAACCTTCTTCAAAAGCCCCGGCCCTTCTGTAACATGAGGCTCATGGCAGCTGCCGCACTGAGTAATGTCATTAAGCGAAGTTCTATGTGCCTTGAGAAGGCGCTCAGTATCAACAGTATGGCACTTGAGGCATAAAGATGGATCAGAATCCTTCAAGAGATATGCGGAATCCGAATAGTGTGATATATGACAACTTAGACAATCGCCCTCTTCCATGGAAATATGGCCTTTTCTGGAAGTTGTTGTCACTATCCGGTCATGGCATGTCAGGCAGAGCTCATTAGGTGTAGCCAATAGCTGATTTTTCAATTTGCCCCGGTGCGGGTTATGGCATGAATTACATTTACCAGCCTCAACCGGAAGGTGTTTATTAGCGCTTGCATTTAAAGCAGACTCCATTGTTTTATGACAGTTGAAACAAAGCTCAGTCATGGGCGTAACGGTAGTGCCCACATTATCACTTGCGTGGGGATCATGACATGCGCTGCATTTTTTATCCATGAAAGGCTTATGTGTTGTTTCTTCTTCAATTTGAAACATCATACTCTCATGGCATTGCATGCAGATACTATCCTTGTCACCGTTCAAAAGATTAGCGTATTGAGATGAGTGTGACTTATGACATGGGGAGCACTCACTTTTATTGACAGGGGTATGTATATAAGTTTTGAAAAAATCTTTTGCCTTATCTTTATGGCAGGAATAACAAAGTTCAGCAGCCGGATACTTGGCCATATACTGATTATTGCTACCATGCGAATCATGACAACCGGTACACTCTAAACCGGAGAAAGGCTTGTGCAAGACAGTATTCTTCAACTCTCCCTTAACTCCAGGGTGACAGCTTAAACATATTTCCTTCCCGGGCAGTTTCAGATAAAGCGGGTTCTCTGACGCATGAGGATTATGACAGGCAGTACAGCCTTTATCACTTATGGGTTTATGAAGAGAAGACACGTTAATATTAGGCTTGTCAGCATGACATTTAGTACATATAGAATTTTTGTCCCTTAATGTAACAGCGGAAAAATCAGAGGCGTGCGGGCTGTGACAGTTAATGCACTTACCTTCCCTGGTAACAGGATGTGTGTATGCAGTATCAAAACTTTTTTTCTCCTTTGCGTGACATGTATAGCACAATTCTCCGTCAGGAGCAATGGTGTCAAAAGGTTTTGGGTCATCATAAGGCTTATGGCAAGAGGAACACTGGAGGCTTGCAAGCGGGGCATGCACCGACTCCCTCAGCAGTTTATCATTGGATGAAGTGTGAGGAGTGTGACATCCTGTACACTTGCCATTCTCAACAGGATAGTTTTTATGTGCGGCCTTGAATCCGGAAGCAGAATAGCCATGGCAGGACTCACAAAGTTTAACTTCCTCATTAATAAGATTGTTCTTAAAGTTAGAGCCATGCGGCGCATGACATACAAGACAGCCGTCATCAAGCGGCTTGTGGCGCTTGGCCCTGCTGAATGACTCATCTTTATGGCAGACCAGACAATTAGCATTGCCCGCTTCTTTCTGAAGACGGCTATTGTCAGAAGCATGCGGATCATGACAGGGAAGGCACTTCCCGTGCGCTACGATTGTATGGACATTTGACATCTTCTGAATATTTGAGTCCAGCTCAGTGTGGCATATGAAACACAGCTTCTTCTCGTCCCTTTCAACGAGTGACAGTATAGTGAGCCGTCCGTGACGCAGGTGGCACTTCTCACATTCAAGGCTCTTCATGGGTGAGTGTACGACCTTCTTGTTAAGTTCCGGGAGCATGTCCTTATGACAATCAAGGCACTCCTTAGGCTTGAAACGTCCCTTTGCACTCCTTGCAGGAGCAGGGGCACAAGAGCTTAAGAAGCAAGCAATCATAAGAACCGAAAAAATGCTTACTAATATTTTTTTACTCACTCTGATATTTTTCATTTAAATTATATATAGCATAAATTTTATGCTATTTAAAGCCCTTTTCAAAAGCCTTAATAGCATCATCATTGATTATTATCTCGGTGTCTGCCTTTAACTGTTCCATATTAGTATCATGTATCCGGCTGAACTCTTCTGCCATATATGCCCTGTACACATCCGGCTTCACTTCGCTTAATGCCTTTGCTTTCGGCGCTTCAATCTCAAGAATATTATATATACTGTAACGAGAACCCGCTTGAAGAACAGGGCTGATATCACCCGGCTTTAGTGTATCAATTATCTCCTTAAGCGGCAAGGGAAGTTCACCTAAGTTACGCCAGCCCATGTTGCCTCCCTTCTCGGCAGAGACATCTTTGGACCTCATCCTTGCAAACCAGGAAAAATCTGCTCCCTTTATAAGACTGTTATATATTTCAACTGCCTCATCCATCTTCTCTACCGCTATCACCTGTATTTTATAGCGGGAAGGTGTAAGGTAATCTTGCTGATGCTTATCATAATACGCATTCAATATATCATCAGAGACCTGGATATTCGGCAAAATGACCTCATTGATATATAAATTTTGCAAGACTTGGTTTTCATACCGCCTGACCATACCCTCAAGTTTAGGCTGCAGATCGTAGCGGCGCCTCAATGCCTCCTGATCCACCAGCTTGCGGGTTATCCAGCTATTGAGGAGCTGTTCATTAGTGATCTTGATAACAGGAGGCAGCAAAGCAATAAATTCTCCCACGGTCAAAACTTCTCCATTAACAGTCACAAGTGTCCTGTTGTCATTAGCCAGCTTTGCCCTGTCACCATCCTCAACTCCGAGCTTCAAAGATAAGAGGATGTCATTATCAATCTTCAGAGTAGACTGTTCACGCAGCTCCTCTAAATATTGATTGCTCCTCTCTTCTTCCTTAATGCTGCCGAGACTCTTTTCTATATGCGCTCTTACGCTCTCAAGCTTGTCATCAGGCGCACCCGTAACCCCGAGGAGTTTCAAAATATAATAAACGCCTTTGACCTCAACAACATCTGAATATTCGCCTGGGTTCAGCCCTGAGACTGCTTTTTGCATAGACTGAGCAAGTGACCTGTAAGAAAATTCTTTTCCTTCATCTATTCTGTTGATGCCGGCTTCCTCTTTTGAAACCCGGCTTACATCTGATCCCTGCAGGATCAAATCCCTGAACCTCGATGCGTCATCTTTTGAGTTAAACCCTAACACGTCCAATTTAAAGATCTTATAGTTCTCTTTGTAATACTTCTTTATTTCATCTTCATTATTAGATGAAACCTTTTTTAATATTTCATCTTCATGAAGCATTAAAACTGATTCCCTGACAATAAATGCCTGTATCTTCTCTTTTGCCTCAGGGTATTCCTGCATCCCCATACGGCGGGCCTCCTGAATGATAAGCCTCTCATTTATCAGTTTGTTCAGATAATCTTTCATGTCAAGCGCTTTGGCAGTAGAGAGATCCTCTCTCCTGTGCTCAACACCTAAAGAATATGAAAGGTCCTCTCTTGTTATCGGATCCCCGTCCACATATGCAAGCGCATCTGTTTTTTTACCCATAGAAACACAGCCGAAAAGAAGACCTGCTGACAGCAAAAAACAAACCATGAGCAAGTGGCTTACAAATCCGGCATACTGATGCAGATATTTATTCTTCAGTTCCATTTTTTCTTCTCCAGGTTATCAACCAATTTTGTAACTATTTTATCTGTCACTTTATCAACTGACCTGAGCCGGCGCCAGTCGTATATTATAACATCATCATCGCCGCTCATCTGGCCTCGGCCGTACCAAAGGATCTTTTTATTTCCTGATCCGATGAGCCTTGCGGAAACAGACGCTGCCGGAGGGGAATTTTGCAGCACCCCGTTAAAATAAAGTCCCACTTCACCTAATAAATAACCATCCACATCAATAACTTTTGAAAGCTCAGTAATAGTAGTATAGTCAAGATTTCCTTTAACCCTGATCCTCATATCAACCAAATTCTTTTTGATCTCCCCATACTCCAGAGGCATAAAACCGCTATCTTTGAAAAGATGCACTACGAACATCTGAGAGGCTATATTTCCAGCGTCCTTATAATCAGTATCGTTCATAAAAGGCATAACAGCGACCCTGAATGCGGCATCCTTATGCGGCGCTTCTGAAGTGAAGGATGCAAACAGACTGTTAACAACCTTCTGTATTAGTTCATCCATCTCCTTGATCTCTCCAAGCCCTAACACCGTAATGAAATCATCACCCGTGGCAGAGAAATAATCAGCCCATAGTATAGAGCCGTCAGACGGATCTATAAGCCTGGCAATAAGTCCAAGCAAGGGTTTCCCCTCTATGGAGTATGATACTATGGAGCCAAGCAATATGCCTTCAACCTTAAAATTATCTGATATCTTTTTTGCAAGCGCTTTTGATATTGTCCCGGTTTCCCGAACCCTATCCTTGCAGATATTAGAATAAAGCTCCTGTTCCCCGACTATAGAATAGCCCCGGTCCTTCATCTCTTTCTCAATAACAGGCATAACAGCGTTCAACGCATTATCAACCATTGTAAGGTTATCAAAAGGAAATATAGCGATCCTTTTCCCGACAGTTCCTTTTGCAATTTCAGACGTTTCCGAAGATAAAAGGATATCAGATGCTTCTGGTCCTGCTTCAACTTTTATGCTGCTGTCCTGAACAGGAGTTACTTCGTACTGACTAATACCGGCATCTGCCGGGTTGCTTAAGCTATTCACTTCTGCTGATGCCTCGGAAAGATAAAAAAAAAAGATCGGCAGGATGAACAAACATGGCTTTGCAATATATTTAATAAATTTCATATCAGGCTCAACTATTCAAAGAAAGTTATTATAGGAAAATTCAAAATGCAATCAATATGATGACAGGGTCGCTATTGCTTCCCTGACGATATTGGAAGTAGCCTCACTTAAAGTGGGGGTTCTTGCGCCAAAGTGCCTTGCCATAAAACCGGCTCCGGGACTTGTCTTTGTGACAGACCATAGTATATCGCCTGCCCCGGTATCTACCATCATTAATGTTATTGATACTTCAGCAACAGTAACATTATCCCTTCTGACTTCAGCATAATTATCAACTGAACCCGTTACAACAGCCTCGACTTTGAGAAATTTGCCTAATGCCCTGATCTCCTCAACACTGGGAGATGAAATTGACTTTACTCCTACATTGTTGATAGCTGCCATAACATCTCCCGGAACTACAACATCTACAAATCCGGAAGAAAGCATCTCAGTGGTCACTACCTGCCTGACCGCTTCAGAGGCGCTTTTGTTTGAAGTGAAGTTATCAAGCGGAAGAATTGCCACTCTCTTTATGAAACTGAAATCAACATTTTCTTTGATATGATAAGAAGTCACTGAGCTTGCGCATCCGGAAAGAATAGGCGCAAACAAAAATATGAAAAACAATAATATCCGGCTTCTGAAATATATCTGTTTCATTTAGTTATATATATTAATATACATTATATAAATCAGCTGTTATTTTAATGTATCAATAGCCTCTTTTACAACCTTACGGGCTGCCTCATCAAGGGTCTTTCCCTCAATACCAAAGTGCCTCGTCAAAAAACCCGGCCCGCCGGCAGTATTTGAAACAGACCAGACAGTCTCTCCATTTACAGTCTCGATCATTCTTATGGTGACAGCAGCCTCAGGATAATCAACAGATGCCCCTTTTATTATACCCAGCGTTGAAACTGAACCCTTTATAACAGCATCTACCTCAAGGTTTTGCCCGAGGCTCTTGATCTCATCTAAGGTCAATAAAGATACAGACTGAACCTTAAGCTGAGCCAGCTGTCTCATGACCTCTCCTTCTTCAACAACCTCAAACCCTCTTTCCAATAATTCAATAACCACCTTCTCCCTTATCTTTTCCCCGGCATATCTATCAAGGGCAAAGTTCTCAAAAGGAAGTACGGCCACTTTATTTACAAGGGCAATATTATAATCCTGCTTTTTATAATATTTATTATTAAATCCACAGCCGAATACAAATACGATATCAGCCAGCAATAACATAATAAAAACATAAGAAAAATATCTTTTGACAGTGTATCCGGCCAAATCCAATTTAAATATCCCCTGATTAGATCAATCTATTAAAGCATATAGTATACACTATGCTTTTTGTTAAAAAAATAATATCAGAACCTTAAGCTCAACACCCCGTTTACGCTATTATTCTCACTCTTCCGATCTTCCTGTTTCTGTTCATATAAATATGAGGTCCGAAAATCAGCAAACCTCTTTATATGCCATGTCCCGTTTAAAGAGACCGAATCTGTAGTGAAATTATATGGCTTAGAGTCTGAATGGCGATAGGTAGTGCCCAACTGTATGACCGGTATAGGCCGCCAGTCAGCAATAAATATCTCGCTGACCGCTGAGGATCCATCTGAAGAAGACGAATAGTTAATATCTCCAGACAAATTAACAAACCTTCCAGGCCTGTATGTAACGGTTACAGAGCCGCCTCTGGTTTGAACCTGTTCAGCATCAGTTGTACTCCAGCCAAAACTGTACCTTAAAGCGCCTGAGAGTTTTTTTGTCAGATCAGTATCAATAGTTCCGCTTATGTATTTAGATGATGATTGAGATTGAGACACTAAATTTTCAGAACGGGAATATCCTAAATCAGTTACCATATTAAGATACCTGTAAAGCCTTGACCCTATTGTCAATGATATTGAATCATTATTCGATTGTTTCACTTCAAAATTTATTGATTCAGTCCTGTTCAACGACATATTGGCATTCAGGTACTCGATGGGCGCATAAGCAAATTTCAATGAATAACTATTAGCAACGCTATCAGTTTTAAATGCATTATCATACGTCTGGGTGAACTGCATGCGAAAATCAGTGGTCAGCAGCCTGTGTGTCCGCCAGGTGGAAGAAAGCGCAAAGCTCTTTGTGATCCTGCTGCTGTAATCAGGAGCGTCCTCACCACTGCCGGATTTTGAAAATATACTCGTGATAATAGAAGAAACAGAGCTAAATGCTGATGAAGGGTTCTGATCAGATTTATCTATAGAATAATTCACGGCGAATTTAAGCTTTTTAAAGGGCTGGTATGTTGACATGAGGTCGATCCTCTGGAAGATGGAAGTACTGTCGCTTTCAAGGACACCGGATACCGGGATGATCTCTACGCCGTAAGCCTCAACCTGAGTTACAAAAACATTCGAAACTCCGCTGGCCGCCATATTAACCGCCTTGAAATATACAGCCTTTGTTGAAGCCGCAAGCTGTATCTCATAACGGTAAATATTATTGACTGAATCAAAAACAGATACACTTACACTGGAAATGCTTAACAGATTCCATGTGCCGGCCTGATTAAAATCGCTCCAATACACCTTCCAGTTGCCGGGGAGAGTCAGGTTAAGATCACCGCTTACATCTTTATTGACATAAATATACAGCCTGTCAACGGCATCAGCCTTGGAGACCTGGATGCCTATGTTTTGATATTTATCAAAAACAGAACTGCTGAGTCCGATGCCTGTAGAAGTAATAAGGTCAGAGTCGGTCAGGCCGGGTTCTGAAGATAGAATATCAATGTCAGGATCTAACGCTGTCCCCTGAGCAGATAAACCAACCCCTGCCCTTTCAAAAAGCACATTCCCTGTCTTGCTTGAAAAACTCTCCCCGGTACTTCTTGTGAAATTGCCGTCATATACAGCCGAGAAAAAGATCTTGTTGTTAAGGAATTTCTGTGAATGCCCAAGCCTGTAATTCCCTGAAAAATCATCACTTACACTTTTGTAAGTTATATTAAGCGGGTTCTCGTCTACCCTATGCGTATAGTTAAGATACATCCTTAAATCGACTACTTGAGATGGAAGCGTATAAAATGAGTTAAAACTATACCGGTCACTGATGCTGTTCACAGATACACCGTCATTATTATTCTCCCTGTTAAACTCAGCTGAAAGCGAGGGAAGCGCCACAGGATTCACCCTGAAGGCAGTATAGTAGTAGTCTTGAATATTATCCCTTGTATCGCTAAAAGTTCCTGAGTTCGTGTCCTGACGCCTCCTGAAGCCGGCATTGATCTCATACATTGAATTTTTCAATGACAGGTTAAAGGCCGGCTCAAGCGTTTTACGGGAAGTAGTGTTTGTTAATCCATAAGGATTTTCTGTATCAGTATCTGAAAAGCTTGTCCGTAACTCAAGATTGTAAGACAATAACTCGTTAATATATTTTGAAAATGAAAGCCTTAAATTCTTTTGTGTAGTATTTGTTGAAGTCTTTTCCCCGTCATCAACCGCCTCATAAACTGAATGGTCAATATTGCCCATTCCGGTAAGTGCGGCTGAAGAAACCGATGAGTTTATAAATAATAAAAATACCAAAAATACTATTATCCCGAATTTGCTTATCCGCATAGTTTCAATTGCCGCAAATAGTTATTGGTCACCATCTTGTCAGTAATGACCAATAAAATTAATTACTGCCCGGAAAACATTGCTATCCCATATGGGTTCCTGCCGACCGGTATGCCCTTTTCCTCAACCGTGTTGATGGTATTGATCACAGAAACACTGTCCGTACTTCTGCTGACTACATAAAGCTTCCTTGACTCAGGGTCGAGCATAAAGGCCCTTGGTGAGTCCGGCACAGGGATACTGCTTATTATCGGACTGACGTGGGACACGGAATTCCCGGAACCTTCAAAATATGAATTGATGACCATTATCTCTGAAGGCATCTCTTTAAGAATATACACCCTGTCAAAAACCGGGTTTACAGCAACTCCAACAGCTGAAGAGCCGATATTTTCAATAGAATTGATAATCCCGGTAAAGTTCCCGTTAACAATGGAGACTATATCAATGACAGAGATCCTGTCAGAATCATTATTGGCAACATAAAGCCTGCCTCTCACATAATCAACAGAAAGGGCAACAGGGCTCCATTCAACATCAATATTAAAGACATCTTCAACTCTGTTATTGTGAATATTTACTTTTATAACAGAGATACTGTTCGAGTTCTTGTTTGCAACATACACATTAACATACTTGGTACGGTAGTTCTGAAGAATACTGATCTCAGAAGAGTCAAGAAATCTTGAGCCAAAAATATCAGTAACCGGCGGGTCTGCCGCCACTGCTATCGGGCCGTTCCCTACACTGACCTTATCAAACTCATTGAACGTGGCCGGGTCAATAATGGATACCGTGCTTGAGTCATAATTCGCAACAAAGACAAGCTCCCTGTTGGAAGACACTTCTGCAACAGCAATACCTTCAGGAGCCCTGCCAAGCCTTATTGGTATCTCCTGCTCTACCCTGTTTGTGGCCGGATCAATTACAGACACGCTGTTAGAACTCGAATTTGCAACATATATCTTAAGGCGCTCTTTTCTAAGGCCGGCAATTATCCCACGTGGCTTCTTCCCCACCATAATGCTGCCGACAACCTCTCCCGACTGCCTGTTTATCACAGAGACATTGCCTGAGTCCTCATTGGTAACATAAATCATCAGCCTGCTGAGTTCAGGCACCTTCGAACTGACGGAAAATAAAGGGTTGAACATATATCCGCTTTCAACAGAACTATCCGGATTCCATTTAACAAAGAGCGCTTCACTCTGATTATCATGCACTGTTATATTGATTGGGACTTCAATAGCACCAGGAGGAAGCGCAAGTGTAGCAGTTTGCCCATTACTGATGATAGAAGCATCCGTCATGGTAAACTTCAGCTTTTTATACTCACCCTCAGGAATCCGTATTTCGCCAAGCAGTATCTGATGTCCTTTTATTTTAAAAGAGTTGACAGCGACAGGTTTATCAATAACATCCCTGTAATTTCCGTCTTTAGACATAACGCTGACTCCTGAAAGTATAAAACTGATATCCAGTGATGTCTTGTCCGGGCCGTTAAGATATAAGACGATCTGGCTATTGAAAAGATCCTGCTTTTGATTCCCTGGAGAATCATCTTTTATAAGAGTTGTACAGCCGGAAACGAAGAGGATAGAAGAGAAAATTATAATTCGTGAGAAAGATGAAATAAAAGCAGATATAAACAAAGTAGAATAACCCGGACGGCTTTTAAGACAGGACTTACGCCTGGCATTGTCTGAAGTATACCTGATCATGTTAATATGGTTTAAATATCTGCACCCTGTGATTAAACAGGTCCGTTACTATCACATCCCCCTCTTTACTGACACTTATGTCTGTTGGGTGCCAGAACCAACCGTCACTTAAACCCAGACCTCCAAACTCAAAAATTAAGTTGCCGTTTTTATCATAAGTATTGACTGTATGGCGCATATAGTCTAACACATAAATCCAGCCTCTCTTATTATCTATCGCAGCAGCCCTCGGCCTGCTGAGTTTGCCGGAACTGCCGCCTTTTTCTCCGAACTGAAATTTGTATTTTCTGTTTTCATCATAGACATATATATGCCCTGTTTCTTCACTTACAAGGTATATCCATCCGGAATCATCAATTGATACACTTACCAATTTAACCTTCTTCTCATCTTCTTCAGGAGACAT
Coding sequences within:
- a CDS encoding cytochrome C, whose protein sequence is MLPELNKKVVHSPMKSLECEKCHLRHGRLTILSLVERDEKKLCFICHTELDSNIQKMSNVHTIVAHGKCLPCHDPHASDNSRLQKEAGNANCLVCHKDESFSRAKRHKPLDDGCLVCHAPHGSNFKNNLINEEVKLCESCHGYSASGFKAAHKNYPVENGKCTGCHTPHTSSNDKLLRESVHAPLASLQCSSCHKPYDDPKPFDTIAPDGELCYTCHAKEKKSFDTAYTHPVTREGKCINCHSPHASDFSAVTLRDKNSICTKCHADKPNINVSSLHKPISDKGCTACHNPHASENPLYLKLPGKEICLSCHPGVKGELKNTVLHKPFSGLECTGCHDSHGSNNQYMAKYPAAELCYSCHKDKAKDFFKTYIHTPVNKSECSPCHKSHSSQYANLLNGDKDSICMQCHESMMFQIEEETTHKPFMDKKCSACHDPHASDNVGTTVTPMTELCFNCHKTMESALNASANKHLPVEAGKCNSCHNPHRGKLKNQLLATPNELCLTCHDRIVTTTSRKGHISMEEGDCLSCHISHYSDSAYLLKDSDPSLCLKCHTVDTERLLKAHRTSLNDITQCGSCHEPHVTEGPGLLKKVLHEPFNRGKCEECHE
- a CDS encoding peptidyl-prolyl cis-trans isomerase; this encodes MELKNKYLHQYAGFVSHLLMVCFLLSAGLLFGCVSMGKKTDALAYVDGDPITREDLSYSLGVEHRREDLSTAKALDMKDYLNKLINERLIIQEARRMGMQEYPEAKEKIQAFIVRESVLMLHEDEILKKVSSNNEDEIKKYYKENYKIFKLDVLGFNSKDDASRFRDLILQGSDVSRVSKEEAGINRIDEGKEFSYRSLAQSMQKAVSGLNPGEYSDVVEVKGVYYILKLLGVTGAPDDKLESVRAHIEKSLGSIKEEERSNQYLEELREQSTLKIDNDILLSLKLGVEDGDRAKLANDNRTLVTVNGEVLTVGEFIALLPPVIKITNEQLLNSWITRKLVDQEALRRRYDLQPKLEGMVRRYENQVLQNLYINEVILPNIQVSDDILNAYYDKHQQDYLTPSRYKIQVIAVEKMDEAVEIYNSLIKGADFSWFARMRSKDVSAEKGGNMGWRNLGELPLPLKEIIDTLKPGDISPVLQAGSRYSIYNILEIEAPKAKALSEVKPDVYRAYMAEEFSRIHDTNMEQLKADTEIIINDDAIKAFEKGFK
- a CDS encoding YncE family protein, encoding MSKDGNYRDVIDKPVAVNSFKIKGHQILLGEIRIPEGEYKKLKFTMTDASIISNGQTATLALPPGAIEVPINITVHDNQSEALFVKWNPDSSVESGYMFNPLFSVSSKVPELSRLMIYVTNEDSGNVSVINRQSGEVVGSIMVGKKPRGIIAGLRKERLKIYVANSSSNSVSVIDPATNRVEQEIPIRLGRAPEGIAVAEVSSNRELVFVANYDSSTVSIIDPATFNEFDKVSVGNGPIAVAADPPVTDIFGSRFLDSSEISILQNYRTKYVNVYVANKNSNSISVIKVNIHNNRVEDVFNIDVEWSPVALSVDYVRGRLYVANNDSDRISVIDIVSIVNGNFTGIINSIENIGSSAVGVAVNPVFDRVYILKEMPSEIMVINSYFEGSGNSVSHVSPIISSIPVPDSPRAFMLDPESRKLYVVSRSTDSVSVINTINTVEEKGIPVGRNPYGIAMFSGQ